In Candidatus Manganitrophus noduliformans, the genomic stretch TGGGGCGGCGATTGCTTTCCATCGCCGGCAGAAGGAGCGGGACGCTTTTCGAATGCTGGAGATCGGGATCTCCCTTGATCCGGAGCAGGCGATCGCCTACAAGTTGCTCGGAGAGATTTATGAAAGCCGAAACGAATTCAAAAAGGCGATTGAAGCGTGGGAGAAGGCCTCTCGGCTCGATCCGAGAGACGCCGCGCTCTCGGCGAGAATGGAGAAGATGCGGCGGGAGCACCGGCTCTTCTCCCAATTCCAGCAGGCGCAGACGCTCCACTTCAACCTTCTTTTCGAGGGACGGGAGGAAAAAGATCGGGCCCGCAGGGTCATTCAACTCCTCGAGCAAGCTTATCAAGAAATCGGGAGGACCTTTTCTTATTATCCCGACCGGACCATCCTGGCCGTTCTCTACACCGATCAACAATTTCGGGACGTGACCCAAAGTCCGGCTTGGACAAAGGCCCTCTTTGATGGTAAAATCCACCTTCCGATCGGGGGCCCGATCGAAAATGAAGCCTTGCTGAAAAAGGTGGTCTACCACGAATACACCCATGCGCTCGTTCACCAACTCTCGCGCGGCAAAACACCGACCTGGCTGAACGAAGGGTTGGCCCTCTACTTCGAAGAAGGGGGACGGCTCGACCGGGATCGACTGACCCCTCCCCTTCTCCCGCTCGACAGGCTCCACGGCACGTTCATGGCGTATGATGAGCCGACCGCCCGGCGGGCTTACGCACAGAGCCGCTCCGCGACCGCTTATCTGATCGATCGGTACGGCTTTTTTCGAATCAAGCTCCTTTTGGAGGGATTGGCCGACAACACGCCGTTTCCGAAAGCGTTTGAGCAGATCTTTCTTATCCCCTACGCCGATTTCCAATTGGAGTGGCAGAAAAGGATGGGATCCGGATAGAAGTATGACGAAAAAAATGTGGTTCATCTCTTTTTTCCTGATCCTCCTCGTTGTCCCGGAAGGGCTCTTTGCCGCAGGCTCGGAGCGGATCAGGAATGTGGTCACCGAGGTCAAAAATCAGGAGATCGTCGTCACGGCGGAGCTGGTGGATGGATTCAACCGGGAGATCATCAGAGACATCCACGACGGCATTCCGAAAGATTTTTACTACTATCTTCTCTTGAAGCGAAAGCAGAAGAACTGGTTTGATGAAGAGATCCTGGCCAAAACGATCCGTTACACGGTGAAGTACGACACGCTGAAGAAAAAGTACGCCGTTGTCCAGCGGGAGGGAGAACGGACGGTGGAAAACACGGTGGACGACCTCGAGACGATGAAACGGATTGTCTCCAAGATCGACCAGGTGAAGCTCGCCCCCGTCAGCGTTCTCAAATCGCGCAATCGCTATTATGTCAGCGTCAAATCGCAGATGAAGGCGGCCAAGCTCCCCTTCTATGTCGATTATTTTCTCTTCTTCATCCCCTTTCTCGAAATCGACACCCCCTGGGCCGATTCCGACTCGCTCTCAGTGATCCGGTGAGGGGAAGTGATCAAGAGAGGCCGAATTCGCCTGAAGGGAACGTTCGGACCGCAGAGGAGACGGGGCACGGCCTGATTCGATGAATCGATCCGATCTTGAAAAAACAGCGCCGCCGAAATCAAAGGGGGGGTTGCGTCCCGTTCTGATCACCGCCCTCTTTCTGGCCCTTTCGGTCTCCCTGACCGTCCTCTTTTTCAGAGGGGTCGAAGGACCCGCGCTCTTTTCGACCAATATCCTAGTCCTCACCCTCGTCAACGTCAACATCACCCTTGCCATCCTCCTCATTCTCCTTCTCTCCCGCAACCTGATCAAACTTTATTTCGAGCGCCGGCAGCAGCCGAGACGGTCGAGTTTCAAGAGCAAGCTGGTCGCCGCCTTTATCGGCCTCTCGATGATCCCGTCGATTCTCCTCTTCATCGTCGCCAGCGGTCTTTTGACGAGCAGCATCGAGAACTGGTTTTCGATCCAGGTGGAGAAGTCGCTCGGCCACTCGCTGGAGGTGGCGCAGGGGTATTATCAAAAGAGCGAAGAACATGTCTCCACGCTGGCCCAACAAACGGGGCGAACGATCCAGGAACGGAACCTGTTGGAAGGGCCTTATGAAGAATTGGTCCGGACCTTGGAGGCGCGTCAGAAGGAGTATGACGTCGAAGCGATTCATCTCTTTACCCCCGCATTCCATCGCTTCGCCTCGACCGCAAAAGGGATCCCCGACCTGCCCAACGCTCCCTTTCCCGCCACCGAGCTCCTCCAACGGGCGCTGCGGGCGGGCGAGCCGATCACGACGGTTCAATCGACCCACCGGGGAGACCTGATCCGGGGGATCCTTCCCCTCAAGTCAAATGAACGGGTGATCGCCCTTCTCGTCGTCGACTCCCGCATTCCCTCCTCCTTCGTCGGCAAGATGGAGGAGATTAAAAAGGCGCTGGAAGACTACAAACAGCTCAAGGCGTTTAAGAACCCGATCAAGGGAAGCTATATCCTCTCCTTCTTCATCATCGTTCTCCTGATCATCTTCTCGGCGACCTGGTTCGGTCTCTACCTCGCCCGCGGAATCACCGTCCCGCTTCAGAAGCTGGCGGAGGGAACCGAAGCGGTGGCGCAGGGGAACCTGGCGGTTCAAATCGATGTTCAAGCCAACGACGAGCTGGGGGTCCTGGTCGACTCCTTCAACAAGATGACGGCCGATCTCAAACAGACCCAAGAAAAGGTCAAGGAAGCGAATCGCTCGCTGACCGAGTCGAATCTGGAACTCGAGAGCCGGCGGGCATATATGGAAGGCATCCTTCAAAACATCGCCGCCGGGGTCATCTCGGTCAACGAGAAGGGGATCATCACCACCTTCAACCCCTCGGCGGAGCGGATCCTGAACATCTGCGCCGCCGAGGCGGTCGGAGAAGCGTACATTCCGTTTTTCTCCGGCCGAAAGATGGAGCCGATGGCCGATCTTCTCGATAAGATTCAGCAGCTCAAGAAAACCGCCCTGGAGGAGCAGGTTCATCTCGAAGTTCGGAAGAAATCGTTGACCCTCCGGACCGCCGTCTCCCTGCTGCAAGGGGAAGACCAACGGTTTCTCGGAGGGGTGATCGTTTTCGACGATCTGTCCGAATTGATCCGGGCGCAGAAGCTCGCCACCTGGCAGGAGGTGGCCCAGCGGATCGCGCACGAGATCAAAAACCCGCTGACGCCGATTCAGCTCTCGGCGGAACGGCTGAGAAAAAAATACTATGAGCATTCGAGCGATTTTGATAAGATATTCGATGAATCGACCCGGATCGTCATCAACGAGGTTCACGATCTGAAGAATCTGGTCGACGAATTCTCCAACTTCGCCCGAATGCCGGCCCCCCGGCCGACGCTTCAGAAGATCGAACCGATCTTGAAAGAGGTCATCGTCCTTTATCAATCGGCCCACAAAGATATCACGATCACCGCTCAATTCGATGAGACGGCGCCTCCCCTCAACCTCGATCGCGAGCAGATCAAGCGGCTCTTCGTGAACCTTCTCGACAACGCCGTTGATGCGATGAACCGCGAAGGGGGCCTGAGCCTTCAGAGCAGCTACGACCAAGCGCAGCAGAAGGTCCGGATCGAGGTCGCCGACGAGGGATCGGGGATCTCTCCGGAGGATCTCGATAAGCTCTTCCTCCCCTACTTTTCCAGAAAGAAGACCGGAACGGGGCTAGGGCTGGCGATCGTCCATCGGATCGTCATCGATCACAACGGCCAGATCCGCGCCGTCCCGAGACAGCCGAAGGGGACGACGTTTGTGGTGGAGTTTCCTGTTTAATGAGAGCGTTGCTATGTCGGAAACAATTCTGATCGTCGACGACGAGCCTTCGATCCTCTCGACCCTCTCGGGGGTCTTGATGGATGAGGGGTATACCGTCGTCACCGCGGAGCATGGCGCGGCGGCGATTCGCCAGGTTCAATCTCAGCCGCCGGCGCTGGTTTTGCTCGATATCTGGATGCCGGAGCCGGACGGCATCGAAACGCTCAAGCGGCTGAAAGTTCTCTTCCCCGAGCTGGTTGTCGTGATGATGTCGGGTCACGGCTCGATCGAGACCGCCGTCAAGGCGATCAAGCTCGGCGCCTACGACTACATCGAGAAGCCGATCTCCCTTCAAAAAGTCATTTTGATGGTCAAGCACGCCCTCACCGAATTTCGGCTCCGGCAGGAGAACCGCACCCTCAAGCGGCTGGTGGAGAAAAAAAATGAAATGATCGGAGGGAGCCCGGCGATTCTCCGGCTGCGGGACCAGATCCAGATGGCCGGACCCGCTCCAAGCCGCGTCTTGATCTCGGGGGAGAACGGCACCGGGAAAGAGCTTGTCGCCCGCGCGATCCACAGCCACAGCCCGCGCCGCGCGCAGCCGTTTCTGGAGATCAACTGCGCCGCCATTCCCGAAAATCTCATCGAGAGCGAGCTCTTCGGCTATGAGCGGGGGGCGTTCACCGGGGCGAATCACCAGAAGAAGGGGCAGTTCGAGCTGGCCGACGGCGGGACCCTCTTTCTGGATGAAATCGCCGATATGGCGCTGGCGACCCAATCGAAGGTCCTCCGCGTCCTACAGGAGCAGGAATATTACCGGGTCGGCGGGAGCGAACGGGTGAAGGTCGACGTCCGGGTCATCGCCGCCTCGAACAAAAACCTCGCCGAGGAGATTAAAAAGGGAACCTTCCGGGAAGACCTCTATTATCGATTGAACGTGATCCCGCTTCATGTCCCCCCGTTGCGCGAACGGGCCGAAGATATCCCGGTGCTGTTGGAGTATTTTACAAAAGAGCTTTCGCAGGAACAGGGGATCAAGCCGAAGCGTTTCTCTCCCGAGGCGATTGCCGTGTTGAAGCGGTATCACTGGCCCGGTAATGTCCGCGAGCTGAAGAATATCGTCGAGCGCTTGATGATTATGGTCGCCTCGCCGGTGATCCTCCCGCAGGATCTCCCCGAATTCGTGACCGAAGGGCTCCCTCCCGAAGACAACTCTTTCCCCCCTGTGGAAGGGGGCGCGCCCGGCTCGCTGAAAGAGGCGCGCAACGTTTTCGAGAAGAAATACATTCTCGCCAAGCTCCAGGAGAACAACTGGAACGTCAACCAGACGGCGGAGGCCCTCCAGATCGAGCGCACCTACCTTTATCGCAAGATGAAGTTCCTCGGCATCGAGGCGCCGGGGGGGGAGTAAAGACCCGGCTTTGCCGAATCGTATTCTTTCCCTTCAAATCGAAAAGATCGTCCAAGGCGGCGACAGCTTGGCTCGCCATGAGGGCCGGGTGATTTTCGTCCCCTTCGCCATTCCGGGGGAGACGGTCGAAGCGGAATTCGTCCGAGAAAAGAAAGAATACGCCGAGGCGGAGATCGTCCGGATCATCACCCCCTCCCCCGAGCGGAGAGAAGCCCCCTGTCCGGTCTTCACGATCTGCGGCGGCTGCCAGCTCCAGCACCTCCCGGAAGAAGGGCAGCTTCGCTACAAAGTCGAGGCGATGCGGGAGGTCCTGGCGCGAATCGGAAAAATCGCATCGTACGATCTCCTCCCGCCGGTTCCCTCTCCCCTCCCTTTTCACTACCGGACAAGGACGCAGTTGAAGGTCGCGCGAGGCGAGCTCGGCTACTACCGGCAGAAGAGCCATGAAATCGTTTCGATCGACCGCTGCCCGCTTCTCATCGCCCCCCTGAATGCAGCGATCGAAGCGATCCTCCGCTCTCTCCAGCGCGACCGGCTCGAAGAGATCGAACTGCAGGCGGTCTCCTCCGGCGACTTTCTCATTGTCCTGCGCGGCGATCAGTTTCCGCATGATCGCGCGGAACACTTCTACGAAACCGCGCGGCAAGCGCTTCCGTTAAAGGGGGTCGTCGTCGGCAACCGACGGGGTTGGCATGTTTTCGGAGAGAATTTCCTGATCGAGACCGTCCGCGAGAAGCGCTTCCGGATCAGCGAGCGCGCCTTCTCGCAGGTGAACCCCGCCGTCAACCGGCTTCTAATCGAAACGGTCCTCGATTGGTCCGCGCCGACCGAGAACGATCGCATCTTGGAACTCTACAGCGGGATCGGCAATTTCACCCTCTTCCTTGCTGAACGCGCGGGGACGGTGACGGCCGTCGAAGGAAACCGCGCCGCCGTGGAGGACGCCCGACGGAATCTTCAGACCGCCGGCCTCACCAATGTCACCCTTCAAGTCTCTGCCGCCGAAGAGGGCGTCCGGCGCGCTGTCAGAGAGAAGAAGCCGTTCTCTCAAATTTTTCTCGACCCGCCGCGCGAAGGGGCCGGCAAAGCGGTCATGCAAGGGATTGCTTCCCTCGCGCCGCGGAAAATCTTCTATCTCTCCTGCGATCCGGCCACCTTCGCACGCGACGCGCGCATTCTTCTCGACCGAGGATATGTCCTCAAAAGACTCCAGCCGTTTGATATGTTCCCGCAGACGGGACATTTGGAATTGCTCGCCGAGATGGTTTGCGTCTGATCATCCACTGAACTCCTCCGGCCGGACCGGGAAGGTGAGCGCCCGGCGCAGCACCGCCAGGGTCGATTCTTTGATGCTCTTAAACGGCCGGAATCGAACCCTCGGGTCGGTGAGCTTCCCCTCGACTTCAAAATAGGAAGCGATGAACATCTGGTCTTTGCCGAGCAAGATCGGTCCGGCGACGGGAAGCTGCTTGAGAATATCATCCACCAGCCGAAAGACCTGAACCCCCATCAAGAAATCGAACTCGTTCTTTACAAGATCGATCTTCCCGTTGGCGATGACACGGACATCCTTACCGAAGAGAACGGTGTCGTGCAGCGCGACTTTCCCCCGCTCGATGCTCAAGCTGCCGGAGAGGACATCGTACTTGATCCCCTTCACATCGGGATCGGGAAGGGAGCGAAGATTCATCAACGCGAAAATCCGGGCCAGCGCCCTGAATCGATAGATCGTTCCCTTCTCCAGGTAGACGATCAGATTTCCCTCCAGGTTCTTTTTAAACTCCTGGAGATGATTCCCCTCCGTATTCAGGCCTCCCGCCACGAGTCCCCGTCCCGACATGATCGGCCGCTCTCCGTCTCCGCGAAAATCGCTCAGAAACGCGGCCACGCTGATCTGCTCCAGCTTGGGGGTCAGCGCCAGCGCCATCGATCCGTCCGGCCGAAAATGGACCTGGGCGAAATCGGCCCTGAAGACCCCCCCCGCGAAATCGGCTTCGGTCTCCCGAAATTGCAGCGTCTTCTCCCGATAGATCATCGCGCTCTGCCAATTTAAGAAATCATACTCATTTATCTTAAGGCGATCGATCCGAAGCAGCCCGACTGCATAGCC encodes the following:
- a CDS encoding tetratricopeptide repeat protein, which translates into the protein MRFSSKERWLLLGIGLLLLFYLIAPSKKEIPLRKEGATDSLLPSIDIEVSRPSPPGSVSPPSSDQEAPPWATFNEKGVALFNKGRYQEALDLFQQAFALRPEEITLRKNVAQAHAQLGWEAIRQNAFADAEPHFAASIEQFDKEAAFYFGAAIAFHRRQKERDAFRMLEIGISLDPEQAIAYKLLGEIYESRNEFKKAIEAWEKASRLDPRDAALSARMEKMRREHRLFSQFQQAQTLHFNLLFEGREEKDRARRVIQLLEQAYQEIGRTFSYYPDRTILAVLYTDQQFRDVTQSPAWTKALFDGKIHLPIGGPIENEALLKKVVYHEYTHALVHQLSRGKTPTWLNEGLALYFEEGGRLDRDRLTPPLLPLDRLHGTFMAYDEPTARRAYAQSRSATAYLIDRYGFFRIKLLLEGLADNTPFPKAFEQIFLIPYADFQLEWQKRMGSG
- a CDS encoding DUF4390 domain-containing protein, yielding MTKKMWFISFFLILLVVPEGLFAAGSERIRNVVTEVKNQEIVVTAELVDGFNREIIRDIHDGIPKDFYYYLLLKRKQKNWFDEEILAKTIRYTVKYDTLKKKYAVVQREGERTVENTVDDLETMKRIVSKIDQVKLAPVSVLKSRNRYYVSVKSQMKAAKLPFYVDYFLFFIPFLEIDTPWADSDSLSVIR
- a CDS encoding ATP-binding protein — encoded protein: MNRSDLEKTAPPKSKGGLRPVLITALFLALSVSLTVLFFRGVEGPALFSTNILVLTLVNVNITLAILLILLLSRNLIKLYFERRQQPRRSSFKSKLVAAFIGLSMIPSILLFIVASGLLTSSIENWFSIQVEKSLGHSLEVAQGYYQKSEEHVSTLAQQTGRTIQERNLLEGPYEELVRTLEARQKEYDVEAIHLFTPAFHRFASTAKGIPDLPNAPFPATELLQRALRAGEPITTVQSTHRGDLIRGILPLKSNERVIALLVVDSRIPSSFVGKMEEIKKALEDYKQLKAFKNPIKGSYILSFFIIVLLIIFSATWFGLYLARGITVPLQKLAEGTEAVAQGNLAVQIDVQANDELGVLVDSFNKMTADLKQTQEKVKEANRSLTESNLELESRRAYMEGILQNIAAGVISVNEKGIITTFNPSAERILNICAAEAVGEAYIPFFSGRKMEPMADLLDKIQQLKKTALEEQVHLEVRKKSLTLRTAVSLLQGEDQRFLGGVIVFDDLSELIRAQKLATWQEVAQRIAHEIKNPLTPIQLSAERLRKKYYEHSSDFDKIFDESTRIVINEVHDLKNLVDEFSNFARMPAPRPTLQKIEPILKEVIVLYQSAHKDITITAQFDETAPPLNLDREQIKRLFVNLLDNAVDAMNREGGLSLQSSYDQAQQKVRIEVADEGSGISPEDLDKLFLPYFSRKKTGTGLGLAIVHRIVIDHNGQIRAVPRQPKGTTFVVEFPV
- a CDS encoding sigma-54-dependent transcriptional regulator → MSETILIVDDEPSILSTLSGVLMDEGYTVVTAEHGAAAIRQVQSQPPALVLLDIWMPEPDGIETLKRLKVLFPELVVVMMSGHGSIETAVKAIKLGAYDYIEKPISLQKVILMVKHALTEFRLRQENRTLKRLVEKKNEMIGGSPAILRLRDQIQMAGPAPSRVLISGENGTGKELVARAIHSHSPRRAQPFLEINCAAIPENLIESELFGYERGAFTGANHQKKGQFELADGGTLFLDEIADMALATQSKVLRVLQEQEYYRVGGSERVKVDVRVIAASNKNLAEEIKKGTFREDLYYRLNVIPLHVPPLRERAEDIPVLLEYFTKELSQEQGIKPKRFSPEAIAVLKRYHWPGNVRELKNIVERLMIMVASPVILPQDLPEFVTEGLPPEDNSFPPVEGGAPGSLKEARNVFEKKYILAKLQENNWNVNQTAEALQIERTYLYRKMKFLGIEAPGGE
- the rlmD gene encoding 23S rRNA (uracil(1939)-C(5))-methyltransferase RlmD, with the translated sequence MPNRILSLQIEKIVQGGDSLARHEGRVIFVPFAIPGETVEAEFVREKKEYAEAEIVRIITPSPERREAPCPVFTICGGCQLQHLPEEGQLRYKVEAMREVLARIGKIASYDLLPPVPSPLPFHYRTRTQLKVARGELGYYRQKSHEIVSIDRCPLLIAPLNAAIEAILRSLQRDRLEEIELQAVSSGDFLIVLRGDQFPHDRAEHFYETARQALPLKGVVVGNRRGWHVFGENFLIETVREKRFRISERAFSQVNPAVNRLLIETVLDWSAPTENDRILELYSGIGNFTLFLAERAGTVTAVEGNRAAVEDARRNLQTAGLTNVTLQVSAAEEGVRRAVREKKPFSQIFLDPPREGAGKAVMQGIASLAPRKIFYLSCDPATFARDARILLDRGYVLKRLQPFDMFPQTGHLELLAEMVCV